A window of the Myxococcus fulvus genome harbors these coding sequences:
- a CDS encoding SCO family protein translates to MMSLFSHIPQCAPRLGMLVAVALVLGTATPAPAMPGGGKTPRSIVEAQQDAPPQLKGVDVEEHLGDPVPPLTRFLDSNGQEVTLGTVLPKTLPTLLTLVYYNCPMLCNLVLNAQVKTMRELGLELGRDYEAVTISVDPEDTPAMSSERRRKHLQSMGKPESAPWHFLTGTDAEIRRLADAVGFKYTYDESTKQYAHPAVVMVLTPEGTLSRYLYGTDFPPKDMKLALLEAAGGRVGTSFDRVVMSCFKYDTATRRYGFYIFGFIRLGALAVFFALATMLIYFWRRELKKGAAA, encoded by the coding sequence ATGATGTCCCTCTTCTCCCACATCCCCCAGTGCGCCCCCCGCCTGGGGATGCTCGTCGCGGTGGCCCTGGTGCTGGGCACGGCGACCCCGGCCCCGGCGATGCCGGGCGGTGGCAAGACGCCCCGCTCCATCGTCGAGGCCCAGCAGGACGCCCCGCCCCAGCTGAAGGGCGTGGACGTGGAGGAGCACCTGGGTGACCCGGTGCCTCCCCTCACCCGCTTCCTGGACTCGAATGGCCAGGAGGTGACGCTGGGGACGGTGCTGCCCAAGACGCTGCCCACGCTGCTGACGCTCGTCTATTACAACTGCCCCATGCTCTGTAACCTGGTGCTCAACGCCCAGGTGAAGACGATGCGGGAGCTGGGTCTGGAGCTGGGCCGCGACTACGAGGCGGTCACCATCAGCGTGGACCCCGAGGACACCCCGGCGATGAGCAGCGAGCGCCGGCGCAAGCACCTGCAATCCATGGGCAAGCCCGAGAGCGCGCCCTGGCACTTCCTCACCGGGACGGACGCGGAGATCCGCCGCCTCGCGGACGCGGTGGGCTTCAAGTACACGTACGACGAGAGCACCAAGCAGTACGCCCACCCCGCGGTGGTGATGGTGCTCACGCCGGAAGGGACGCTGTCGCGGTACCTGTACGGGACGGACTTCCCTCCCAAGGACATGAAGCTGGCGTTGCTGGAGGCGGCCGGTGGCCGCGTGGGTACCAGCTTCGACCGCGTGGTGATGTCCTGCTTCAAGTATGACACCGCCACCCGGCGGTACGGCTTCTACATCTTCGGGTTCATCCGCCTGGGCGCACTGGCCGTCTTCTTCGCCCTGGCGACGATGCTGATCTATTTCTGGAGGCGCGAGCTGAAGAAAGGCGCGGCGGCATGA
- the coxB gene encoding cytochrome c oxidase subunit II yields the protein MSELLNNLLFLPESASTFAERVDLLHHFVVGTTMVMSTGVGLAALFMFFRYRRRLPAQATEYVVPTLKTEFLFVSVPLVFFLAWFGIGFRDFTWVTTPPKDAMDVYVMGKQWMWKFSYPEGPNGVNVMHVPANRPVRLLITSRDVLHSFYVPAFRIKMDALPGRYTQIWFEATKPGTYQVLCTEYCGLSHSKMLAEVVVLPEEEYEDWIKEQRRGRLQDRQDALADTSLVPPVARMVEQGQVLAGTQGCLKCHSVDGSAHIGPTFLGMYDRVEKLDDGQDIRVDEAYITQSMMDPGAHLVAGYQNVMPTYQGKLQGPETAAIVEYIKSLRTPNVREGASEGPAYDPIQ from the coding sequence ATGAGCGAGCTTCTCAACAACCTTCTGTTCCTCCCGGAGAGCGCGTCCACGTTCGCGGAACGGGTCGACCTGTTGCACCACTTCGTCGTGGGAACGACGATGGTGATGTCCACGGGCGTCGGCCTCGCGGCGCTGTTCATGTTCTTCCGGTACCGCCGGCGGCTCCCCGCCCAGGCGACGGAGTACGTCGTCCCCACGCTGAAGACGGAGTTCCTCTTCGTCTCCGTGCCGCTGGTGTTCTTCCTGGCCTGGTTCGGTATCGGCTTCCGGGACTTCACCTGGGTCACCACGCCGCCCAAGGACGCGATGGACGTCTACGTCATGGGCAAGCAGTGGATGTGGAAGTTCTCCTATCCGGAGGGCCCCAACGGCGTGAACGTGATGCACGTCCCCGCCAACCGTCCCGTGCGCCTGCTCATCACGTCCCGCGACGTGCTGCACTCGTTCTACGTGCCGGCCTTCCGCATCAAGATGGACGCGCTGCCGGGTCGCTACACGCAGATCTGGTTCGAGGCGACCAAGCCTGGCACGTACCAGGTGCTCTGCACCGAGTACTGCGGCCTGTCGCACTCGAAGATGCTGGCCGAGGTCGTCGTGCTCCCCGAGGAGGAGTACGAGGACTGGATCAAGGAGCAGCGCCGCGGCCGGCTGCAGGACCGTCAGGACGCGCTCGCGGACACCTCGCTGGTGCCGCCGGTCGCCCGGATGGTCGAGCAGGGCCAGGTCCTGGCCGGCACGCAGGGCTGCCTCAAGTGCCACTCGGTGGACGGCTCGGCGCACATCGGCCCCACCTTCCTCGGCATGTATGACCGCGTGGAGAAGCTCGACGACGGTCAGGACATCCGGGTGGATGAGGCCTACATCACCCAGTCGATGATGGACCCGGGAGCCCACCTGGTGGCGGGCTACCAGAACGTGATGCCGACGTACCAGGGCAAGCTGCAGGGCCCCGAGACGGCCGCCATCGTCGAATACATCAAGTCGCTTCGCACTCCGAACGTCCGCGAGGGCGCCTCCGAGGGACCCGCCTATGACCCCATCCAGTAG
- the ctaD gene encoding cytochrome c oxidase subunit I — MTPSSSIDTAGAAPHDEHHDHHPSYLVDGTTIKSWLLTVDHKRIGLMFLFWVLLFFLVGGIFALLIRVELLTPGPTIMDAMTYNRTFTLHGLVMIFLFMIPAIPAVFGNFMLPLMLGAKDVAFPRLNLASLYIYLAGAVLALWGMLNGGLDTGWTFYTPYSTHTTTTVAPVLFGAFIIGFSSIATGINFIVTCHTMRAPGITWFKMPLFVWAIYATSCIQVLATPVIGLLLVLVTVENLFSFGMFDPARGGDPVLFQHLFWFYSHPAVYIMVLPAFGVMSEIVSTYSRKNIFGYRAVAYSSLGIAFVGFFAWGHHMFVSGQSTFDAGVFGVLTMLVGVFTAIKVFNWVGTVYKGAVDFKTPFAYFCGFLFFTVFGGMTGIALGTVSLDVAWHDTYFVVAHFHFIMVGATIMAFLAALHYWFPKMFGRTYHEGWGLVSAALIILGFNATFIPQFLLGNNGMPRRYYDYPERFQALNVASTAGATLLAFGFIIIAMYLAYALVYGKAAGKNPWRSKGYEWLSESPPPTHNFVGPQPTFPEEPHFYVDPKKAEVPDAV, encoded by the coding sequence ATGACCCCATCCAGTAGCATCGATACGGCGGGGGCCGCCCCGCACGACGAGCACCACGACCACCACCCGAGCTATCTGGTGGACGGCACCACCATCAAGAGCTGGCTCTTGACGGTGGACCACAAGCGCATCGGCCTGATGTTCCTGTTCTGGGTCCTGCTCTTCTTCCTCGTGGGCGGCATCTTCGCGCTGCTCATCCGGGTGGAGCTGCTCACGCCGGGCCCGACCATCATGGACGCGATGACGTACAACCGTACGTTCACGCTCCACGGCCTGGTCATGATCTTCCTGTTCATGATTCCGGCGATTCCGGCCGTCTTCGGCAACTTCATGCTGCCGCTGATGCTGGGCGCCAAGGACGTGGCCTTCCCGCGGCTGAACCTGGCCTCGCTCTACATCTACCTGGCGGGCGCGGTGCTGGCGCTGTGGGGCATGCTCAACGGCGGCCTGGACACGGGCTGGACGTTCTACACGCCGTACAGCACGCACACGACGACGACGGTGGCGCCCGTGCTGTTCGGCGCGTTCATCATCGGCTTCAGCTCCATCGCCACGGGCATCAACTTCATCGTCACCTGCCACACCATGCGGGCGCCGGGCATCACCTGGTTCAAGATGCCGCTGTTCGTGTGGGCCATCTACGCGACGAGCTGCATCCAGGTGCTCGCGACGCCGGTCATCGGCCTGTTGCTGGTCCTGGTGACGGTGGAGAACCTGTTCAGCTTCGGCATGTTCGACCCGGCGCGCGGCGGCGACCCGGTGCTCTTCCAGCACCTGTTCTGGTTCTACAGCCACCCGGCCGTGTACATCATGGTGCTGCCGGCGTTCGGCGTGATGAGCGAGATCGTCAGCACGTACAGCCGCAAGAACATCTTCGGCTACCGCGCGGTGGCGTACTCGTCGCTGGGCATCGCCTTCGTGGGCTTCTTCGCCTGGGGCCACCACATGTTCGTGTCCGGCCAGTCGACGTTCGACGCCGGCGTGTTCGGTGTGCTGACCATGCTGGTGGGTGTGTTCACCGCCATCAAGGTCTTCAACTGGGTGGGCACCGTCTACAAGGGCGCGGTCGACTTCAAGACGCCCTTCGCCTACTTCTGCGGCTTCCTGTTCTTCACCGTGTTCGGTGGCATGACGGGCATCGCGCTGGGCACGGTGTCGCTGGACGTGGCGTGGCACGACACCTACTTCGTCGTGGCGCACTTCCACTTCATCATGGTGGGCGCGACCATCATGGCCTTCCTGGCCGCCCTGCACTACTGGTTCCCGAAGATGTTCGGGCGCACGTACCACGAGGGATGGGGCCTGGTGTCCGCGGCGCTCATCATCCTGGGGTTCAACGCCACGTTCATCCCCCAGTTCCTGCTGGGCAACAACGGCATGCCGCGCCGGTACTATGACTACCCGGAGCGCTTCCAGGCGCTGAACGTCGCCTCCACCGCGGGCGCGACGCTGCTGGCCTTCGGGTTCATCATCATCGCCATGTACTTGGCGTACGCGCTCGTGTACGGCAAGGCCGCTGGCAAGAACCCGTGGCGCAGCAAGGGCTACGAGTGGCTGAGCGAGTCTCCTCCGCCGACGCACAACTTCGTGGGGCCTCAGCCGACGTTCCCCGAGGAGCCCCACTTCTACGTCGACCCGAAGAAGGCCGAGGTTCCCGATGCAGTCTAG
- a CDS encoding cytochrome c oxidase subunit 3 family protein, whose translation MQSSAHTADGAANTPRLAMHFASLEVQNHAARLGMWLFLATEILLFAGLFVCYGCYRFLFPEAWAAGSRSLDLTMGTVNTVVLITSSLTAALAVHHAKHGENKKVGVMLALTLLMAVAFLVIKYFEYSHKFHVGTLPGRYYSYPDIQLPGISLYFTVYFCSTALHGLHVLIGMGVLTVAMIRAFRKGDFGPKNYTMVELGSMYWHLVDLVWIFLFPMLYLV comes from the coding sequence ATGCAGTCTAGCGCTCACACCGCCGACGGCGCGGCCAACACGCCGCGCCTGGCGATGCACTTCGCGTCGCTCGAGGTGCAGAACCACGCCGCCCGTCTGGGGATGTGGCTGTTCCTGGCGACGGAAATCCTGCTCTTCGCCGGCCTCTTCGTCTGCTACGGCTGCTACCGCTTCCTGTTCCCGGAGGCGTGGGCGGCGGGCAGCCGCAGCCTGGACCTGACGATGGGCACGGTGAACACCGTGGTCCTCATCACGTCCTCGCTGACGGCGGCGCTCGCGGTGCACCACGCGAAGCACGGCGAGAACAAGAAGGTGGGCGTGATGCTGGCGCTCACCCTCCTGATGGCCGTGGCCTTCCTCGTCATCAAGTACTTCGAGTACAGCCACAAGTTCCACGTCGGGACGCTGCCGGGCCGCTACTACAGCTACCCGGACATCCAGCTGCCGGGCATCTCGCTGTACTTCACGGTCTACTTCTGCTCGACGGCGCTGCACGGTCTCCACGTCCTCATCGGCATGGGCGTGCTGACGGTGGCGATGATTCGCGCCTTCCGGAAGGGCGACTTCGGTCCGAAGAACTACACGATGGTCGAGCTGGGCAGCATGTACTGGCACCTCGTCGACCTGGTGTGGATCTTCCTGTTCCCCATGCTGTACCTGGTCTGA
- a CDS encoding cytochrome C oxidase subunit IV family protein, with the protein MAIANESHQEEKNMNEHHGAGRYWLIWGVLLVLTVVTVVTGRMHLPSFGLLLAIVIATVKGTLVTLYFMHLAEHQGVNRLIFAVSIVFVILALVIPMADLGTRFRGANPPGSQYSDLQPPDIGTGAQRGRFGGGIRSTDLKDSPPPAPSH; encoded by the coding sequence ATGGCCATCGCCAACGAATCCCATCAGGAAGAGAAGAACATGAACGAGCACCACGGAGCGGGCCGCTACTGGCTCATCTGGGGTGTCCTCCTGGTGCTGACGGTCGTCACCGTCGTCACCGGCCGCATGCACCTGCCGTCCTTCGGCCTGCTGCTCGCCATCGTCATCGCGACGGTGAAGGGCACGCTGGTGACGCTGTACTTCATGCACCTCGCGGAGCACCAGGGCGTCAACCGGCTCATCTTCGCCGTGTCCATCGTCTTCGTGATTCTCGCGCTCGTCATCCCGATGGCGGACCTGGGCACGCGCTTCCGCGGCGCCAACCCGCCGGGCTCGCAGTACAGCGACCTTCAGCCGCCGGACATCGGCACGGGTGCGCAGCGCGGCCGCTTCGGCGGCGGCATCCGCTCGACGGACCTGAAGGACTCGCCGCCTCCCGCGCCGAGCCACTGA